One window of Chloroflexota bacterium genomic DNA carries:
- a CDS encoding NAD-dependent epimerase/dehydratase family protein, whose translation MKALVTGSTGCVGSGLVERLIEKGYEVRALSRKTSDLTHLKASGVEIVFGDVQDYESLLPAVKGIDIVFHAAAKVTPGWGTWQEFEATTVKGTENLLKASAQEKVPRFLQVSSYTVYGDACFKGDIPADETTPCAACFSPDTYYDYAKLLAEQACWEHHRQGKIKVSMIRIGAAYGPRDRLLADRIYRYVSFPIVLWPGRVNPRYAVVYVSDIADLAILAATSDKAIGQVYNVAPLEPVRLKEFTKAMIRAQGGRRIHGTMPYSVAYVWCCLMEGIATLRRAKEMPFLNRYSIDIMRTECLLDGSKAQRELAWEPKVSIDEGTKHYVEWRRAHDKKK comes from the coding sequence ATGAAGGCACTGGTTACTGGAAGTACCGGATGCGTGGGAAGTGGTCTGGTGGAACGTCTCATAGAAAAAGGCTATGAGGTCCGCGCCCTGTCCCGCAAGACATCCGATCTCACTCACCTCAAGGCCAGCGGCGTAGAGATCGTTTTCGGTGATGTCCAAGACTATGAGAGTCTGCTACCTGCTGTTAAAGGGATCGACATAGTATTCCACGCAGCAGCCAAGGTTACACCCGGCTGGGGAACCTGGCAGGAGTTCGAGGCCACAACTGTTAAGGGCACGGAGAATCTACTAAAGGCCAGTGCTCAAGAAAAAGTCCCCCGTTTTCTACAAGTAAGCTCCTACACTGTTTACGGTGATGCCTGTTTCAAGGGAGACATTCCGGCTGACGAGACCACACCCTGTGCCGCATGTTTTAGCCCCGATACCTATTACGACTACGCCAAATTGCTGGCTGAACAGGCTTGCTGGGAGCACCACAGACAAGGCAAGATTAAAGTCTCGATGATCAGAATAGGCGCAGCCTACGGCCCCAGAGATAGACTCCTTGCCGACCGGATTTACCGCTATGTGTCCTTCCCCATCGTATTGTGGCCAGGAAGGGTCAATCCCCGATACGCTGTCGTATATGTGTCTGACATAGCTGACCTAGCCATTCTCGCAGCCACCAGTGACAAGGCCATAGGCCAGGTTTACAATGTAGCTCCCCTTGAACCAGTCAGGCTTAAAGAGTTCACTAAGGCTATGATACGGGCCCAGGGCGGCAGAAGAATCCATGGAACCATGCCGTACTCTGTTGCCTATGTCTGGTGCTGCCTCATGGAGGGGATAGCAACGCTGCGGCGGGCAAAAGAGATGCCCTTCCTGAATCGCTATAGCATCGATATCATGCGCACCGAGTGTCTTCTAGACGGCTCCAAGGCCCAGAGAGAACTGGCATGGGAGCCCAAGGTCTCAATAGATGAGGGCACCAAGCACTATGTTGAGTGGCGCCGGGCTCACGACAAAAAGAAGTAA
- a CDS encoding PQ-loop domain-containing transporter, whose amino-acid sequence MDWTDILGFIAGAFITLAFIPQVWRLYKLKSAREISLSFSMLFLVGGICWLLWGIERHLVPVIMWNAISLVLVSAMLFAKLKYRE is encoded by the coding sequence TTGGATTGGACGGACATTTTGGGGTTCATTGCGGGTGCTTTTATAACTTTGGCCTTCATTCCTCAAGTGTGGCGTCTCTACAAACTCAAGAGTGCCCGTGAGATAAGCTTGTCTTTCAGCATGCTTTTCCTGGTGGGAGGTATCTGCTGGCTCCTGTGGGGGATTGAGCGACATCTTGTGCCAGTCATCATGTGGAACGCCATATCACTGGTGCTTGTAAGTGCTATGCTGTTCGCCAAGTTGAAGTATCGTGAATAG
- the pyrR gene encoding bifunctional pyr operon transcriptional regulator/uracil phosphoribosyltransferase PyrR, translating into MPEKVIMSAEEMRRALTRIAHEVIERNHGCEDLVFIGVYTRGVPLATRIAASVKEIEKVNISVGALDIGPYRDDLSFLESPPMIRPSDIPGDVAGKRVVLVDDVIYTGRSIRAAMDAIIDFGRPQRIQLAVLVDRGHRELPIRPDYVGKNVPTSMKEEIEVRLQEVDGRDEVVIVNRAGVQPVGKRISGKSSGLEELP; encoded by the coding sequence ATGCCTGAGAAAGTGATTATGTCTGCTGAGGAGATGCGGCGAGCTCTGACGCGCATTGCCCATGAGGTTATTGAGAGAAACCATGGCTGTGAGGATCTCGTTTTCATCGGCGTATATACCAGAGGGGTGCCCTTGGCTACGCGGATAGCTGCATCTGTAAAGGAAATTGAGAAGGTGAACATATCCGTGGGAGCGTTAGATATTGGCCCGTACCGAGATGACCTTTCCTTCCTCGAATCGCCTCCCATGATTCGGCCCAGTGACATTCCAGGTGATGTTGCTGGCAAGCGTGTTGTGTTGGTAGATGACGTCATTTATACCGGCAGGAGCATTCGTGCTGCTATGGACGCCATCATCGACTTCGGACGTCCCCAACGTATTCAGTTGGCGGTTCTTGTTGACCGTGGGCATCGTGAGCTGCCCATTCGGCCCGATTACGTTGGTAAAAACGTTCCTACATCAATGAAGGAGGAGATAGAGGTGAGGCTGCAAGAAGTTGATGGCAGGGATGAGGTTGTGATTGTGAATCGGGCTGGTGTACAGCCTGTTGGGAAGAGGATTTCTGGAAAGTCTTCCGGATTGGAGGAATTGCCATGA
- the pyrB gene encoding aspartate carbamoyltransferase, translated as MSLANRSLVAMDDLSNEEIESVFSLADEMAGSMNEQSSVCQGKIMASLFFEPSTRTRLSFEAAMLRLGGHVITAVDIGATSLAKGESIADMARVVGSYADIIVIRHPWEGSARVVADYAGVPVINAGDGGHEHPTQTLLDLYTIKKERKAIKGLKIALWGDLKYGRTVHSLACALARFGATILFRPAPGLEMPDHVVRKLTTEYGGELRRPEAADQVGKGGLFSLDAIYVTPTIPHQLAMMPDISIQVELEKGVDAIYVTRFQRERHDSVAGGDDVKKGYPIVDKKLLEEKVFKETLVMHPLPRIDELAHELDTDRRSMYFKQAARGVPVRMALISLLLGARKVDILRAEEPALVRKLDYPVYDRGFGVRCQNRNCVSVNEERYIKPEFRIVSREPLTLTCIYCEHETFPRYVASTEWHERTVESKRYHRADSHLARKIKPENLIIFDSENEAQARGFKPGRYAGS; from the coding sequence ATGAGTCTAGCAAATAGAAGCCTGGTGGCCATGGATGATCTATCCAACGAAGAGATTGAGTCAGTCTTTTCTTTGGCCGACGAGATGGCTGGCTCAATGAATGAGCAGTCCAGTGTATGCCAGGGGAAGATCATGGCTAGTCTCTTCTTCGAACCGAGTACCAGGACACGCCTGTCTTTCGAGGCTGCCATGCTTAGACTTGGAGGACATGTCATCACTGCAGTGGATATAGGCGCCACCTCCCTTGCCAAGGGCGAAAGCATTGCCGATATGGCCAGGGTGGTGGGAAGTTATGCCGATATCATCGTCATCAGACACCCCTGGGAGGGTTCGGCCAGAGTAGTGGCAGACTATGCTGGTGTGCCTGTGATCAATGCCGGCGATGGAGGGCATGAACATCCCACCCAGACCTTGTTAGACCTCTACACCATCAAGAAGGAGAGAAAGGCTATCAAGGGCTTGAAGATTGCCCTCTGGGGCGATCTGAAATACGGGAGGACAGTACATTCCCTTGCCTGTGCTTTGGCGAGGTTTGGTGCTACTATTCTCTTCCGTCCTGCTCCGGGCCTTGAGATGCCAGACCATGTCGTCCGGAAGTTGACCACCGAGTATGGGGGTGAGTTGCGAAGACCTGAGGCTGCCGATCAGGTGGGAAAGGGGGGGCTCTTTTCTCTGGATGCCATATATGTGACGCCGACTATCCCTCATCAACTGGCTATGATGCCTGATATCAGCATCCAGGTTGAGCTGGAAAAGGGGGTTGATGCCATTTATGTCACCAGATTTCAAAGAGAAAGGCATGATTCTGTGGCAGGCGGGGATGATGTAAAGAAGGGCTATCCGATAGTGGACAAGAAGCTACTTGAGGAAAAGGTGTTCAAGGAAACACTTGTTATGCACCCGCTGCCACGTATTGATGAGCTTGCCCATGAATTGGATACTGACAGAAGAAGCATGTACTTCAAACAGGCTGCCCGAGGAGTGCCCGTCAGGATGGCTCTGATAAGCCTTCTGCTGGGAGCAAGGAAGGTTGATATTCTCAGGGCAGAAGAGCCGGCTTTGGTTCGAAAGTTAGACTATCCTGTGTATGATCGTGGATTTGGTGTCCGATGCCAGAACCGAAACTGCGTGTCAGTCAATGAGGAGAGGTACATCAAGCCTGAGTTCAGGATTGTAAGCCGCGAGCCATTGACTCTGACGTGTATCTACTGTGAACATGAGACCTTCCCGAGATATGTGGCCAGCACAGAGTGGCATGAAAGGACTGTGGAGAGCAAGAGGTATCATAGGGCTGATAGCCACTTGGCTCGGAAGATAAAGCCAGAGAACCTGATTATCTTCGATTCAGAGAATGAAGCCCAGGCCCGGGGGTTCAAGCCAGGTAGGTATGCAGGCAGTTAA